A section of the Paenibacillus aurantius genome encodes:
- a CDS encoding DNA alkylation repair protein, producing the protein MNFEMVMQELEALGKERLKKMYLANGAREPLFGVATGEMKPLFKKTKLNQPLAEQLYATGNYDAMYFAGIIAEPNSMTEADYDRWLDSAYFYMLSDYVVAVTLSEADIAQEVADKWIASGEDLRMSAGWSCYCWLLGSRPDREFSVDKLAKMLEQVKDTIHEAPERTKYAMNQFIYTVATSYLPLHEEAVAAAKAVCPVEVKQDKGKSKFLNALETIHKAEARGKLGFKRKHVRC; encoded by the coding sequence ATGAATTTTGAAATGGTGATGCAGGAGTTGGAGGCGCTCGGCAAGGAACGACTCAAGAAAATGTACCTAGCCAATGGCGCGCGGGAGCCTCTTTTTGGCGTGGCGACGGGAGAAATGAAGCCCCTTTTCAAGAAGACCAAGCTCAATCAACCTTTGGCGGAGCAGCTTTATGCCACGGGGAATTACGACGCCATGTACTTTGCCGGAATCATAGCGGAGCCCAACTCCATGACGGAGGCGGACTATGACCGTTGGCTCGATTCGGCCTATTTCTATATGTTGTCCGATTATGTAGTGGCGGTTACTCTGTCGGAAGCGGATATTGCGCAGGAGGTGGCCGATAAGTGGATCGCAAGCGGCGAGGATTTGAGAATGTCGGCAGGCTGGAGCTGTTATTGCTGGCTGTTGGGCAGTCGTCCGGACCGTGAATTTTCGGTTGACAAGCTCGCCAAGATGCTGGAGCAGGTGAAAGATACGATTCACGAGGCTCCCGAGCGAACGAAGTATGCCATGAACCAGTTTATATACACCGTGGCGACTTCCTATTTGCCGCTCCATGAGGAGGCGGTCGCTGCTGCAAAGGCCGTATGCCCGGTAGAAGTCAAACAGGACAAGGGGAAAAGCAAGTTTCTGAACGCGTTGGAAACCATTCACAAAGCAGAAGCCAGGGGGAAGCTTGGTTTCAAACGCAAGCATGTCCGGTGTTAA
- a CDS encoding thioredoxin family protein — MSIPTSSAAAFEQQLLSGGLTLVDFGAPWCPPCRALLPVLEQLGDEFAGQLNVLQLNVDETPELSARFGVLSMPTVILFKNGQPVEKLVGLRPKQVYAALLKKHA, encoded by the coding sequence ATGTCCATCCCCACCTCTTCGGCTGCCGCCTTCGAGCAGCAGCTGCTTTCCGGAGGCTTGACCCTCGTTGATTTCGGAGCGCCTTGGTGCCCTCCCTGCCGGGCTCTTCTCCCGGTTCTCGAGCAGCTCGGAGACGAGTTCGCCGGGCAGCTGAACGTGCTGCAGCTGAATGTCGACGAGACCCCCGAGCTCTCGGCCCGCTTCGGCGTCCTTTCCATGCCGACGGTCATCCTCTTCAAGAACGGTCAGCCCGTCGAGAAGCTCGTTGGCCTCCGTCCGAAGCAAGTCTATGCCGCCCTACTGAAAAAGCATGCCTGA
- a CDS encoding diacylglycerol/lipid kinase family protein has translation MPQAMVILNPSSGKEEALNHLQRVEELLQEQGYEVSVKETAKELDATHFCIDACRNKYDLVVTIGGDGTLHETINGFTDQNHRPKLGIVPLGTVNDYARALNIPLDALEAIETLRSKRVKAVDMGRVNGERFANVVAAGSLAESLSAVTSEDKSRLGAFAYLKEGIKDLMNHSTHPLIIRHDGGTWEGDSPLLLVTLTNSVGGFEKLAPDAEVDDGLLHCFVIRDLSIFHTVTAGLSLLLGHLKNHKDVDYFISRKVTVNSPDPVKTNVDGEEGPMLPLELGILPRYLQVIIPEEG, from the coding sequence ATGCCCCAAGCTATGGTCATTCTTAATCCTTCCTCCGGCAAAGAGGAAGCGCTAAACCATCTTCAAAGGGTGGAGGAGCTTTTACAAGAGCAGGGCTATGAAGTTTCGGTTAAGGAAACCGCTAAAGAGCTGGACGCCACTCATTTCTGCATCGATGCTTGCCGGAATAAGTATGATTTGGTCGTCACCATCGGAGGGGATGGCACGCTTCACGAAACGATCAACGGGTTTACAGACCAGAATCACCGACCTAAGCTCGGGATCGTTCCCTTGGGAACGGTCAACGATTATGCGCGGGCGCTGAACATTCCCCTAGATGCCTTAGAGGCCATCGAAACCCTTCGGTCGAAGCGGGTGAAGGCGGTAGATATGGGGCGGGTAAACGGCGAGCGGTTCGCCAATGTCGTGGCGGCCGGCTCCCTAGCGGAAAGTTTATCCGCGGTTACCTCGGAGGACAAGTCCCGCCTCGGGGCCTTCGCTTATTTGAAGGAAGGCATCAAAGATCTGATGAACCATTCCACTCATCCGTTGATAATCCGCCATGACGGAGGGACATGGGAGGGAGACTCGCCGCTTCTTCTCGTCACCTTGACGAACTCGGTCGGCGGCTTCGAGAAGCTGGCTCCGGATGCCGAGGTGGACGACGGCCTCCTGCACTGCTTCGTCATCCGGGACCTCTCTATCTTTCACACGGTGACGGCGGGGCTGTCCCTCCTGCTGGGCCACCTAAAGAACCATAAGGATGTCGATTATTTCATCTCGCGCAAGGTGACGGTGAACTCCCCGGATCCCGTCAAGACCAATGTGGACGGGGAGGAGGGCCCCATGCTGCCGCTTGAGCTCGGAATTTTGCCCCGTTACCTTCAGGTGATCATACCAGAGGAGGGGTAG
- a CDS encoding MerR family transcriptional regulator, with product MQIGELSRLTGVSIRSIRYYEKQGLIRPDRLENGYRVYNRLAVEQVRTIQLYLRLGLSTEEIGGFLHCVLQNKEAFCRQILPIYRSKLEEIGKQIDLLTMLKANLEERVEAILSESSSDQE from the coding sequence ATGCAAATCGGGGAGCTTTCCCGCCTGACCGGCGTCAGCATCCGTTCGATCCGTTATTACGAGAAGCAGGGCCTGATCCGTCCGGATCGGCTGGAGAACGGGTACCGGGTCTACAACCGGCTTGCCGTCGAACAGGTCCGAACGATTCAGCTTTACCTGAGGCTCGGCCTCTCCACAGAAGAAATCGGCGGTTTCCTCCATTGCGTGCTGCAGAACAAGGAGGCCTTCTGCCGGCAGATTCTTCCCATCTACCGAAGCAAGCTGGAGGAGATCGGGAAGCAGATCGACCTGCTGACGATGCTGAAGGCGAACCTGGAGGAGCGTGTGGAAGCGATTCTGTCGGAATCCTCTTCAGACCAGGAGTGA
- a CDS encoding helix-turn-helix domain-containing protein, with product MEYLYMEPIGLTDLEVLEVGTQACPPDMSFGPCVRDMYILHCVHSGYGTYTAGGRTETIGPGGLFLVLPDTVHAYRADPAEPWHYSWFGFAGTMAPRLVGQAGFAAPLPVRLPDPALPVEPLFRSVMSMRDQPAKELQLTGLLYRILGMLAEPDEGPPLSADAGHHVRKAISFMNARYADRLELEDMAEHVGLDAKYLCRLFRQRLSLSPYRYLTDLRMAKACRLLRRQLLCIAEISRSVGYQDPLHFSRMFKRTIGLSPTAYREKARRESTHDQEDGRQEQPADSSLR from the coding sequence GTGGAATATCTTTATATGGAACCGATCGGACTGACCGATCTCGAGGTGCTGGAGGTCGGTACCCAGGCTTGCCCCCCGGACATGTCATTCGGTCCCTGCGTAAGAGATATGTACATTCTTCATTGCGTTCACAGCGGATACGGGACTTATACGGCGGGGGGACGGACCGAAACGATCGGACCGGGCGGGCTGTTCCTGGTCCTGCCGGACACCGTCCATGCCTATAGGGCCGATCCGGCCGAGCCCTGGCATTATTCGTGGTTCGGTTTTGCCGGTACGATGGCTCCCCGGCTGGTCGGGCAGGCCGGTTTTGCCGCTCCCCTTCCGGTACGCCTTCCGGATCCGGCGCTCCCGGTTGAACCGCTGTTCCGGAGTGTCATGAGCATGCGGGATCAACCGGCCAAGGAGCTTCAACTGACCGGGCTGCTGTACCGGATCTTAGGCATGCTGGCCGAGCCCGACGAGGGCCCCCCGCTAAGTGCCGACGCCGGCCATCACGTGCGTAAGGCGATTTCCTTTATGAATGCCCGCTATGCCGATCGTCTCGAGCTTGAAGATATGGCGGAGCATGTAGGGCTGGACGCCAAGTACCTATGCCGCCTTTTTCGGCAGCGTCTATCCCTATCCCCTTACCGGTATTTGACCGATCTGCGGATGGCCAAAGCTTGCCGGCTGCTGCGCCGGCAGCTTCTCTGCATCGCTGAAATCTCCCGGTCGGTAGGCTACCAAGATCCCTTGCATTTCTCGCGAATGTTTAAACGGACAATAGGCCTTTCCCCCACCGCTTATAGGGAAAAGGCCAGACGGGAAAGCACCCATGACCAAGAAGACGGCCGACAAGAGCAGCCGGCGGATTCCTCCCTGCGATAG